One Verrucomicrobiota bacterium DNA segment encodes these proteins:
- a CDS encoding S41 family peptidase, giving the protein MSNKKSLPQISTPLFLSALAAAFLMGGSIVYFFLLTTNFTEKEQTPIASQDISEKLTQINTLGDSDKKDQQENRPLNEMEKQQPLLSLTPKDTNILLNLLRTDYIDSASLLSQPLKPENVSSYIQNAPDKIKVTFAPLQIYSADEHNVLELLAHNIAYLRLTSVREQDINDLTSLWPEWHEKAIVGLILDLRFFYEQTDFSLSAKFLSLFVSPNTPLFSVQDSSSTLSEFDSSSQPLNIPAKFPILIVINKDTRGAGELIASYLKKQLNAILLGTETSGEAGLFTSSKKLPSGRYARLAKATAILPDQTDLLGKPIIPDIPLPENEQTTEAWELAIESKVSNTISEITPFPRRNWFEQPDKNSALKKPNSLRDNNLTLRDSFLQKAVSIIRSIHITQQTPPAALSKSE; this is encoded by the coding sequence ATGAGTAACAAAAAATCTTTACCACAAATCTCAACCCCCCTTTTCCTTAGTGCTCTAGCTGCCGCTTTTCTCATGGGCGGTTCCATCGTTTACTTTTTCCTCTTAACCACAAATTTCACCGAAAAGGAGCAAACTCCTATCGCAAGCCAAGATATTTCCGAAAAACTAACACAAATCAATACTCTTGGAGACTCTGATAAAAAGGATCAGCAGGAAAATAGGCCCTTAAATGAAATGGAAAAGCAGCAGCCTTTGCTATCACTAACACCAAAGGACACAAACATTCTTCTCAACCTATTGCGTACAGATTATATTGATAGCGCCTCACTCCTTTCTCAGCCCCTCAAACCTGAAAATGTTTCTAGCTATATCCAAAACGCGCCTGATAAAATCAAAGTCACTTTTGCACCTCTTCAAATTTATTCCGCAGACGAGCATAATGTATTGGAGCTACTTGCGCATAATATTGCCTACCTACGACTAACCAGTGTTCGTGAACAGGATATTAACGACCTGACATCTCTGTGGCCAGAATGGCACGAGAAAGCAATAGTTGGACTCATTCTAGATCTACGTTTTTTTTACGAGCAAACTGATTTCAGTTTATCAGCAAAATTCCTAAGCTTATTTGTATCACCTAACACTCCACTATTTTCTGTCCAAGACTCTAGCTCAACACTAAGTGAGTTTGATTCAAGCAGCCAACCTCTTAATATTCCGGCCAAGTTCCCCATACTCATCGTAATAAATAAGGACACCCGCGGAGCCGGAGAACTTATTGCCTCCTATCTCAAGAAACAACTAAATGCCATTCTCCTTGGCACTGAAACCTCTGGAGAAGCTGGACTATTCACCTCATCTAAAAAACTGCCTTCAGGCCGCTATGCTCGACTAGCTAAAGCAACTGCGATTTTACCAGATCAAACTGATCTACTGGGTAAACCTATTATTCCAGATATCCCTTTGCCAGAGAATGAGCAAACTACTGAAGCCTGGGAACTGGCTATCGAGAGTAAAGTATCGAACACAATTTCAGAAATCACACCGTTTCCTAGACGCAACTGGTTTGAGCAACCCGATAAAAATTCTGCACTAAAAAAGCCAAACTCTCTTAGAGATAATAATCTAACTCTGCGAGACAGTTTTTTACAAAAGGCTGTTAGCATCATACGCAGCATACATATCACTCAGCAAACGCCACCTGCCGCCCTTAGCAAATCAGAATAA
- the purD gene encoding phosphoribosylamine--glycine ligase, with protein MKVLIVGSGGREHALGWKLAQDPRVTQLFFAQGNAGTACIGENIPIKNTDVVNLTAWANVNKPDLTVVGPEAPLCAGLVDELQNLGLKVFGPNKKAAQLEGSKHFTKELLTRADIPTATSHTFTDSNAAREYLQSLDKEEFPIVVKADGLASGKGVIISQDLDQALAAIQQIMDDKSFSDAGSKVVIEEFLTGQEASIHAFTDGQTYQLLPTSQDHKRIFDHDQGPNTGGMGAYAPAPLVTPEILNTIKETIFKPLLAQFQKDGIDYKGVLYGGLMIEDSKPKVLEFNCRFGDPETQVLLPLLETPLLDLILAVIDETLDKYKIKIKNDSAVTIVSASQGYPEQPRTGDSITGLETNQSNEEIIFHAGTKKENDQVVTAGGRVLACTALGQDFMSAREKAYKLNKTIQFDGRQYRNDIGQKAIDSMTPH; from the coding sequence ATGAAGGTTCTTATTGTTGGAAGTGGAGGAAGAGAGCACGCCCTGGGTTGGAAATTAGCACAGGATCCTCGTGTGACTCAGTTATTTTTTGCCCAGGGAAACGCAGGAACAGCATGCATTGGAGAAAATATTCCCATCAAAAACACAGATGTGGTTAACCTCACCGCATGGGCGAACGTTAACAAGCCAGATCTAACGGTTGTAGGTCCGGAAGCTCCCCTATGTGCTGGCTTGGTTGATGAACTACAAAATCTTGGCCTAAAAGTTTTTGGCCCCAATAAAAAAGCCGCGCAGCTCGAAGGCAGTAAGCATTTCACCAAAGAATTACTTACTCGGGCAGATATACCTACCGCCACAAGCCACACTTTTACAGATAGTAACGCTGCTAGAGAATATCTCCAATCCTTGGATAAAGAGGAATTTCCAATAGTGGTCAAAGCTGATGGCTTAGCTTCTGGTAAAGGGGTTATTATTTCACAAGACCTAGACCAAGCTCTCGCTGCCATCCAACAAATTATGGACGATAAAAGCTTTAGTGACGCTGGCAGTAAAGTGGTTATTGAAGAATTCCTCACTGGGCAAGAAGCTTCTATTCATGCTTTTACAGATGGACAAACCTATCAACTCCTTCCTACATCTCAGGACCATAAACGTATCTTCGATCACGACCAAGGCCCTAATACAGGGGGTATGGGAGCTTATGCTCCAGCACCTCTTGTTACACCAGAAATCCTCAACACTATCAAAGAAACCATCTTCAAGCCTCTCCTAGCTCAATTCCAAAAAGACGGCATCGATTACAAAGGTGTCCTCTACGGTGGGCTTATGATTGAAGATAGTAAGCCTAAAGTCCTCGAATTTAATTGTCGTTTTGGAGACCCTGAAACACAGGTTCTCTTGCCCCTTCTTGAAACACCTCTTTTAGACCTCATCTTAGCAGTTATTGATGAGACACTTGATAAGTATAAGATCAAAATCAAGAATGACTCTGCAGTAACTATTGTTTCTGCATCACAGGGATACCCTGAACAGCCTAGAACAGGCGACTCCATCACGGGACTCGAGACCAATCAATCCAATGAAGAAATCATCTTTCATGCAGGCACAAAGAAAGAAAACGATCAAGTCGTGACCGCAGGGGGTAGGGTTTTGGCTTGCACTGCTTTAGGCCAGGATTTCATGTCAGCTCGCGAAAAAGCATATAAACTTAACAAAACAATACAATTTGATGGCCGCCAATACCGTAACGACATTGGACAAAAGGCTATTGATAGCATGACACCCCACTAG
- a CDS encoding MBL fold metallo-hydrolase: MFALRKPLLYCLLLLATFNAPSYALDQARGTHQNHSEAISSSDAKENNQANDAKKNSQDDPRPRTKISWLGHGFLYLITSTDIRVAIDPFDYKKVNYTFPNNLSADIVLVTANTPDRSDWHRLIGDPQIFMSLTAIGTNQSNGILFKGISSFRDSQLEQGVGLNTIFTFSIDQVRYCALGALGHRINATLRRKIGRTDVLFLPIGNKALTPKHWWDIAEELKAKVIIPILYKTPKSGAYEMRNLDESGLENHKTIHLESNALALSSQKLPAEPTVFIFPTP; the protein is encoded by the coding sequence ATGTTTGCTTTACGGAAGCCCCTACTTTATTGCTTGCTTCTCTTAGCTACTTTCAACGCTCCTTCATATGCTCTAGATCAAGCAAGAGGAACACACCAAAACCATTCGGAGGCCATTTCAAGCAGTGATGCCAAAGAAAATAATCAAGCTAACGATGCAAAAAAGAACTCCCAAGATGATCCAAGGCCTCGGACTAAAATTAGCTGGCTAGGACATGGGTTTCTCTATCTCATTACAAGCACCGATATACGCGTAGCTATCGATCCGTTCGATTATAAAAAAGTAAACTACACTTTTCCCAATAATTTATCAGCTGACATTGTATTAGTAACTGCGAACACTCCGGACCGATCTGATTGGCACCGCTTAATTGGAGACCCTCAAATTTTTATGAGTCTCACTGCTATTGGAACAAATCAGTCTAATGGTATCCTTTTTAAGGGAATCTCATCCTTTCGAGACTCTCAATTAGAACAAGGCGTGGGCCTCAATACTATCTTCACTTTTAGCATAGATCAGGTTCGCTATTGTGCATTAGGCGCTCTCGGCCATCGAATTAACGCTACTCTTCGGCGCAAAATAGGCCGCACGGATGTGCTTTTCTTACCAATCGGCAATAAGGCTCTAACACCTAAACACTGGTGGGACATTGCTGAGGAATTAAAAGCCAAGGTAATTATCCCTATTCTTTATAAAACCCCGAAGTCAGGAGCTTATGAAATGAGAAACCTAGATGAGAGTGGGTTAGAAAATCATAAAACTATCCATCTAGAGAGCAATGCATTAGCCCTTTCTAGCCAAAAACTACCTGCTGAACCAACTGTCTTTATTTTTCCTACACCATAA
- a CDS encoding methyltransferase domain-containing protein, which translates to MNSERSETVGDFIQAASAQWEFGEKTAEYFDQHVQRSVPFYHECHELALRLSDYFVMEQSVVYDLGAATGVLPEKLARRHEAKDCQIIGVDAEEAMVKRAQARCADYKRIEIRHGNVMDLEWQPTDFVTCFYTLQFIRPKVRQHLVNLIYQNLNWGGAFLLFEKVRGPDARFQDMMNALYTDYKLANGYSGDEIVQKTRSLKGVLEPFSTQGNLDLFKRAGFVDVMTVYKYVCFEGFLAIK; encoded by the coding sequence ATGAATTCTGAAAGATCGGAAACAGTCGGAGATTTTATTCAAGCTGCAAGTGCTCAGTGGGAGTTTGGCGAAAAAACAGCGGAGTATTTTGATCAGCATGTACAGCGTTCTGTTCCGTTTTATCACGAATGTCATGAATTAGCGCTTCGGCTGTCTGATTACTTTGTCATGGAGCAATCTGTGGTCTATGATTTAGGTGCTGCAACTGGTGTGTTGCCCGAAAAACTGGCCAGACGACATGAGGCTAAAGATTGTCAAATCATTGGAGTGGATGCTGAAGAGGCCATGGTTAAAAGAGCTCAAGCTCGATGTGCAGATTACAAGCGTATAGAAATACGCCATGGCAATGTGATGGATTTGGAATGGCAGCCAACTGATTTCGTAACTTGTTTTTATACACTACAATTTATTCGACCTAAAGTCAGACAGCATTTGGTCAACCTGATCTACCAAAACCTCAACTGGGGCGGCGCATTTTTATTGTTTGAAAAGGTAAGAGGTCCAGACGCACGTTTTCAAGATATGATGAACGCTTTGTATACAGACTATAAACTAGCTAATGGTTATTCTGGTGATGAGATCGTGCAGAAAACAAGGAGCTTAAAAGGAGTTCTAGAGCCTTTCTCTACCCAAGGTAACTTAGATTTGTTTAAAAGAGCAGGCTTTGTGGATGTTATGACGGTCTACAAATATGTCTGCTTCGAAGGTTTTTTAGCTATTAAATGA
- a CDS encoding NIL domain-containing protein, with protein sequence MSEYKARYWLNFDEQHCGKPLVYELSKRFDIVFIIRQASVNHEVGVIGMELAGAREVIKQAVVWLEKQGVKVEPVEIQTIEG encoded by the coding sequence ATGTCGGAATATAAAGCACGTTACTGGCTCAATTTTGATGAGCAGCATTGTGGAAAGCCTTTAGTCTACGAGCTCTCTAAGCGATTTGACATAGTATTTATCATACGTCAAGCGTCCGTGAATCACGAAGTAGGAGTGATCGGGATGGAGCTTGCAGGTGCTAGGGAAGTTATCAAACAGGCTGTCGTCTGGCTAGAGAAGCAAGGGGTTAAAGTTGAGCCCGTAGAAATTCAGACCATTGAGGGGTAG
- the queA gene encoding tRNA preQ1(34) S-adenosylmethionine ribosyltransferase-isomerase QueA: protein MQTNDFHFELPSKLIARKPTYPRDRSKLMVIERKTRQIFHSSFHQLSEWITPRDLLILNNSKVIPARLFAEKGKIELLLLEETSPNHWLAIGKPARKLLPGNKYRLEKRGTDLKGPEFEILRTLEDGSRVMRFYQKPDLKTFGELPLPPYIQKAREASDEDTFQNEDFSDYQTTYAQKEGSVAAPTAGLHFTSELLNQFNHQFITLHVGLGTFRPVKAKEIKNHQMHRERYWVPESLSEEVKLAERVIAVGTTSARVLESNPKLNSGPGDTNIFIHPPYSFKRVDSLITNFHLPGSTLIMLIAAFMGHDLQKKAYQEAIDKKYRFYSYGDAMLIL, encoded by the coding sequence ATGCAGACCAACGATTTTCATTTTGAACTACCTTCTAAACTTATTGCTCGAAAGCCTACTTACCCCAGAGACCGTTCTAAACTCATGGTCATAGAACGAAAAACGAGGCAGATTTTCCACAGCAGCTTTCACCAACTGAGCGAATGGATCACGCCTCGAGATCTTTTAATCCTTAACAACAGCAAAGTAATTCCTGCTCGACTATTTGCTGAAAAAGGAAAAATCGAATTACTTCTGTTAGAAGAAACTTCTCCTAACCACTGGTTAGCTATAGGCAAACCCGCAAGAAAGTTATTACCAGGTAATAAATATCGTTTAGAAAAAAGAGGAACCGATCTCAAAGGACCAGAATTTGAAATTCTGCGCACACTAGAAGATGGCTCAAGAGTGATGAGGTTTTATCAAAAGCCAGATTTAAAAACATTCGGTGAACTCCCTCTCCCCCCCTACATCCAAAAGGCCAGAGAGGCGTCTGATGAAGATACTTTCCAGAATGAAGACTTTTCAGATTATCAAACCACTTATGCCCAAAAGGAAGGTTCCGTAGCAGCGCCAACGGCTGGACTACACTTTACTTCAGAACTTCTAAATCAATTTAATCATCAATTCATCACACTCCATGTAGGTCTAGGAACTTTTCGACCTGTAAAAGCTAAAGAAATCAAGAACCACCAAATGCACCGTGAAAGATATTGGGTTCCAGAAAGTTTATCTGAAGAAGTAAAACTTGCTGAAAGAGTAATAGCGGTAGGCACAACCAGCGCACGTGTTCTAGAAAGCAATCCCAAGCTAAATTCAGGTCCAGGTGACACAAATATTTTTATCCACCCGCCCTACTCTTTTAAACGAGTTGATAGCCTGATCACCAATTTTCATTTACCTGGATCGACATTAATCATGCTCATAGCAGCATTTATGGGTCATGATTTACAAAAAAAGGCTTATCAAGAAGCTATCGATAAAAAATACAGATTTTATTCTTATGGCGACGCCATGCTAATTTTATAA
- a CDS encoding type II secretion system protein: protein MIKLRSRKGFTLVELLVVMTIIALIIGLAVPGLAAARKVASRISDTNNARNLVLALNLAAQDSNGLYPTGASSTEVFEELVHNRYIDDERVFAGTNTPNPPKIDPGNLPAFTLDPRNVAWAYVDNLTTNSPSRCPLVLTKGVKAFTNLGVVSPELPAMASADSPWGPDGVVVGTVGGSAEFIKANPNGTVDLGITGAENPVLSPSY from the coding sequence ATGATAAAACTTAGATCCCGTAAAGGTTTTACGCTTGTCGAGCTGCTTGTGGTTATGACGATTATTGCTCTTATTATTGGCTTAGCTGTGCCAGGACTAGCAGCAGCGAGAAAGGTTGCATCTAGAATCAGTGACACTAATAATGCGAGAAATTTAGTATTAGCACTTAATCTAGCGGCTCAAGATTCTAATGGATTGTATCCTACTGGGGCATCCTCCACTGAGGTTTTCGAAGAACTTGTTCATAATCGATACATTGATGATGAAAGGGTCTTTGCAGGGACCAATACACCCAATCCTCCAAAAATCGATCCAGGTAATCTGCCAGCTTTTACCTTGGACCCAAGAAATGTGGCATGGGCTTATGTAGATAACCTCACTACAAATTCACCAAGTCGTTGTCCGTTGGTTTTAACTAAAGGCGTCAAAGCCTTCACTAATCTGGGTGTTGTCAGCCCTGAGTTGCCTGCTATGGCTAGCGCGGATTCCCCGTGGGGGCCAGACGGGGTCGTTGTGGGAACAGTTGGAGGGAGTGCAGAATTTATAAAGGCTAACCCGAATGGGACAGTAGACCTTGGGATTACAGGGGCAGAAAACCCTGTTTTATCACCTAGCTATTGA
- a CDS encoding serine/threonine-protein kinase, with product MKTILNIINTALNLCPSCLKEVDVSGLDVGTGVVCPYCSYQFSVFSKFDHFRLEHKLGEGGMGSVFQATDENLNRIVAIKVLKVSLSENKKFIETFLREVEITSSLAHPNIVQVYSFGQFEGQYYLVMECLGDNTLDDEISRRKKLSEIEAIDIAIGIASGLNFALQKGQLIHRDIKPGNMMIANDGTPKVVDFGLALTPETADEIDGEIWGTPYYVSPERLEGIPEDFRSDMYSLGVTIYHSLAGRPPFDADTAELVASMHLHNTPLPLATYAPNVSEQTVYAITKCMARHRDDRFQSYDEFIAQLEDAKRRLSSKPFNAAAPPTVTQIEDSVSNNKQAILLIAILVGLVILIIGAYLLHRISQSV from the coding sequence ATGAAAACTATCTTGAACATCATTAATACCGCTCTAAACCTTTGTCCAAGTTGTTTAAAGGAAGTGGATGTTTCAGGTCTCGACGTAGGCACGGGTGTGGTATGCCCCTATTGCAGTTACCAATTTTCTGTATTTTCCAAGTTTGACCACTTTCGACTTGAACACAAGCTTGGTGAAGGAGGTATGGGATCTGTCTTTCAAGCAACGGATGAAAATCTCAATCGCATTGTTGCCATTAAAGTTCTTAAAGTTTCCCTGTCGGAAAATAAAAAATTCATCGAAACCTTTTTACGCGAAGTCGAGATTACTTCATCCCTCGCCCATCCAAATATTGTTCAAGTTTATTCATTTGGTCAATTCGAGGGGCAATACTATTTAGTCATGGAATGCTTAGGCGATAATACCTTAGATGACGAAATTTCTAGACGAAAAAAATTGTCTGAAATTGAAGCCATTGACATTGCTATTGGTATCGCTTCAGGTTTAAATTTCGCCTTACAAAAAGGTCAACTCATTCACCGTGACATCAAACCTGGCAATATGATGATTGCCAACGATGGAACCCCCAAGGTAGTGGATTTTGGACTAGCTTTAACGCCTGAGACAGCCGATGAAATTGACGGTGAAATATGGGGAACTCCCTACTACGTCTCTCCTGAAAGGCTAGAAGGTATACCTGAAGACTTCCGAAGTGATATGTACTCCTTAGGTGTCACTATCTATCATTCCTTAGCTGGGCGCCCTCCATTTGATGCTGATACAGCTGAGCTCGTAGCTAGCATGCATTTACATAATACTCCCCTGCCTCTAGCCACATATGCCCCCAATGTAAGTGAACAAACTGTCTATGCCATCACCAAATGCATGGCTCGCCATCGCGATGACCGTTTCCAGAGTTACGATGAGTTTATAGCGCAACTTGAAGACGCAAAACGCAGACTTTCTTCAAAACCCTTTAATGCTGCCGCCCCACCTACGGTTACCCAAATTGAAGATAGCGTCTCGAACAACAAACAGGCTATATTGTTAATAGCTATACTAGTTGGTCTAGTAATCCTCATCATCGGAGCATATCTGTTGCACCGTATTTCACAAAGCGTCTAG
- a CDS encoding RluA family pseudouridine synthase, whose amino-acid sequence MKIYYIKAQELKKKRRFDQALAEKLEISRMRVKQLIESGSVLVDGEAVGARVKLEGNEEIEVYMPDPKPMALNPVEMDLKILYEDNDFLALNKNAGVTVHPGAGVRDATLVAGLLHHCQGELSGIGGVERPGIVHRLDRDTSGILIVAKNDQAHLGLSEQFQSRTIQKFYQAFVLKKPPNEKGTWDGSIGRHPVQRHKMSVLKNGRHARTDYCIIEELCRVSHEKSQQSARWATFIELQIHTGRTHQIRVHSAHAGCPVIGDRTYGGNVKWPSELGVQRQLLHASRLHLRHPRTKEELQFVAPLPEDFCSFYEAVSGKKFVYK is encoded by the coding sequence TTGAAGATTTATTACATAAAAGCCCAAGAACTTAAAAAAAAGAGAAGATTTGACCAGGCGTTGGCAGAGAAGTTAGAGATTTCACGAATGCGGGTGAAGCAACTTATTGAAAGTGGAAGTGTTCTTGTCGATGGCGAGGCTGTAGGAGCCCGAGTCAAGTTGGAAGGTAATGAAGAGATAGAAGTTTACATGCCAGACCCTAAGCCTATGGCTTTAAATCCTGTGGAGATGGATTTAAAAATTCTATACGAGGATAATGACTTTTTAGCACTAAATAAGAATGCTGGTGTTACGGTTCACCCTGGTGCAGGAGTTCGAGATGCGACTTTAGTTGCGGGGCTTTTACACCATTGTCAAGGGGAGTTATCTGGCATTGGAGGGGTTGAGCGTCCAGGTATAGTGCATCGATTAGATAGGGATACAAGTGGTATACTTATTGTAGCTAAGAATGATCAGGCGCATCTTGGATTATCTGAACAATTTCAATCGCGTACTATCCAAAAATTCTACCAAGCCTTTGTTCTGAAAAAACCTCCGAATGAGAAGGGCACTTGGGATGGTTCAATTGGTCGGCACCCGGTTCAAAGGCATAAAATGTCCGTTTTAAAGAATGGGAGACATGCGAGAACAGATTATTGTATTATAGAGGAACTTTGCCGTGTGAGTCATGAAAAAAGTCAACAATCAGCAAGGTGGGCGACTTTCATAGAGCTACAAATTCATACTGGAAGGACACATCAGATTCGTGTTCATAGTGCTCACGCCGGTTGCCCGGTGATTGGGGATAGAACGTATGGAGGAAACGTGAAATGGCCTTCGGAACTAGGTGTTCAACGGCAGCTCTTACACGCTTCTCGTTTACACTTGAGGCATCCTAGGACAAAGGAAGAGTTGCAATTTGTTGCTCCGTTACCTGAGGATTTTTGTTCCTTTTATGAGGCTGTTAGTGGTAAAAAGTTTGTGTATAAATGA